In one Myxococcus xanthus genomic region, the following are encoded:
- a CDS encoding GNAT family N-acetyltransferase, which yields MRCWQWKSFQALSLDELYDVLALRQEVFVVEQRSIYQDVDGFDRSAEHLLLHTESQGPRLLAGYLRVLPPGVKYPQESSLGRVVTSPRARAQGLGRELVARGLARLDSLYPQAAVHIGAQHYLQRFYEDFGFQTQGDVYDEDGIPHIDMVRPAGGTR from the coding sequence ATGCGATGCTGGCAATGGAAGTCCTTCCAGGCGCTGTCCCTCGACGAGCTGTACGACGTGCTCGCCCTGCGACAGGAAGTCTTCGTGGTGGAGCAGCGCTCCATCTACCAGGACGTGGACGGTTTCGACCGGAGCGCGGAACACCTGCTGCTCCACACGGAGTCGCAGGGCCCCCGGCTGCTCGCCGGGTACTTGAGGGTGCTGCCCCCCGGTGTGAAGTATCCCCAGGAGAGCAGCCTGGGCCGCGTGGTGACGTCGCCCCGCGCACGGGCCCAGGGGCTGGGGCGAGAGCTGGTGGCGCGTGGCCTTGCCCGGCTGGACAGCCTGTACCCACAGGCCGCCGTCCACATCGGGGCCCAGCACTACCTCCAGCGCTTCTACGAAGACTTCGGCTTCCAGACGCAGGGCGACGTCTATGACGAGGACGGCATTCCCCACATCGACATGGTGCGGCCAGCGGGCGGGACGCGCTGA
- the coaA gene encoding type I pantothenate kinase — protein sequence MALATGLSPAMFIDLERDAWRALRAATPLPLKSEDIDGLRGLGEHLDLDEVVDVYLPLSRLLNLQVAAAQRLWAEQQAFLGGSTQKVPYIIAIAGSVAVGKSTTARILQALLKRWPDHPRVELVTTDGFLFPNDVLTERDLMKRKGFPESYDRRALVRFLAELKAGRAEVAAPVYSHLVYDVVPGEAQVVRQPDILILEGLNVLQAGAQEGKQMPATFLSDFFDFSIYVDAHEHDIRRWYVNRFLKLQQTAFRDERSYFRRFSELNHEQAIQLAESVWGEINGPNLAQNIAPTRSRARLILLKGPDHKVKRVRLRKL from the coding sequence ATGGCCTTAGCCACCGGTCTGTCCCCAGCCATGTTCATCGACCTGGAACGGGATGCCTGGCGGGCGCTGCGTGCCGCAACGCCTCTGCCGCTGAAGTCCGAGGACATTGACGGCCTGCGGGGCCTGGGAGAGCACCTCGACCTGGACGAGGTGGTGGACGTCTACCTGCCCTTGTCCCGGTTGCTGAACCTGCAGGTGGCCGCGGCGCAGCGGCTGTGGGCGGAGCAGCAAGCCTTCCTGGGAGGTTCGACGCAGAAGGTGCCGTACATCATCGCCATCGCCGGGAGCGTGGCGGTGGGCAAGAGCACGACGGCGCGCATCCTCCAGGCGCTGCTGAAGCGGTGGCCGGACCACCCGCGCGTGGAGTTGGTGACGACGGACGGGTTCCTTTTCCCCAACGACGTCCTCACCGAGCGCGACTTGATGAAGCGCAAGGGCTTCCCGGAGAGCTACGACCGGCGCGCCCTGGTGCGCTTCCTGGCGGAGCTGAAGGCCGGACGCGCGGAGGTGGCGGCGCCGGTGTATTCGCACCTCGTCTACGACGTGGTGCCCGGTGAGGCGCAGGTCGTCCGCCAGCCCGACATCCTCATCCTGGAAGGGCTCAACGTCCTCCAGGCCGGGGCACAGGAGGGGAAGCAGATGCCGGCGACGTTCCTCTCCGACTTCTTCGACTTCTCCATCTACGTGGACGCGCACGAGCACGACATCCGCCGCTGGTACGTCAACCGTTTCCTCAAGCTCCAGCAGACGGCGTTTCGCGACGAGCGCAGCTACTTCCGCCGGTTCTCCGAGCTGAACCACGAGCAGGCGATTCAGCTCGCCGAGTCGGTGTGGGGCGAAATCAACGGGCCCAACCTGGCCCAGAACATCGCGCCCACCCGTTCGCGCGCGCGCCTCATCCTCCTCAAGGGCCCCGACCACAAGGTGAAGCGGGTGAGGCTGCGCAAGCTGTAG
- a CDS encoding aldehyde dehydrogenase family protein, translating to MSQCTHIVDNPFTGDVAASVEPTSPVKLDTVLERARAASRALRALSVAERVKLVLRACEAMEKNADAIARDITRQMGKPLSQARGEVGGMAGRLRHMAAIAEESLADIVLPPKDGFERRIAKEPLGVVLDLPAWNYPLLTAVNAIAPAVLAGNAVIVKHSPRTPLCGGHFARAFAETGAPDGAVQAIFLDYPGTEQLVGDARVDHVLFTGSVLGGHKMQTAARERFLHMGLELGGNDPAYVAPDCDFDKSVENIVDGAMYNAGQSCCAVERVYVHRSLYERFVAAAEPLVRAYVLGDPESEQTTMGPIAQPWHPAELQSFVQDATNLGARLVTGGRAAQVGGRGRFFEPTLLRDVSPQARLMREESFGPLLPIAPVDSDEEALALMNASRLGLTASVWTSDRERADRLARQLEAGTVYMNRCDALDPALPWSGVKDSGRGVTLSALGFDALTRPKALHYRLRF from the coding sequence ATGAGCCAGTGCACTCACATCGTCGACAATCCCTTCACCGGAGACGTCGCCGCTTCGGTCGAGCCCACGTCCCCCGTGAAGCTGGACACCGTGCTGGAGCGAGCCCGCGCCGCGTCGCGCGCGCTGCGCGCCCTGAGCGTGGCGGAGCGCGTGAAGCTGGTGCTGCGCGCGTGCGAGGCGATGGAGAAGAACGCCGACGCCATCGCACGGGACATCACCCGGCAGATGGGCAAGCCGCTGTCCCAGGCCCGGGGTGAGGTGGGCGGCATGGCGGGACGCCTGCGCCACATGGCCGCCATCGCCGAGGAATCCCTCGCGGACATCGTCCTGCCGCCCAAGGACGGCTTCGAGCGGAGAATCGCGAAGGAGCCGCTGGGCGTGGTGCTGGACCTGCCCGCGTGGAACTACCCTCTCCTCACCGCGGTGAATGCCATCGCGCCCGCCGTGCTCGCGGGCAACGCGGTCATCGTGAAGCACTCGCCGCGCACGCCCCTGTGCGGTGGCCACTTCGCGCGCGCCTTCGCCGAAACAGGCGCGCCCGACGGCGCGGTGCAGGCCATCTTCCTGGACTACCCGGGGACGGAGCAGCTCGTCGGTGACGCGCGTGTGGACCACGTCCTCTTCACGGGCTCGGTGCTCGGCGGCCACAAGATGCAGACGGCCGCGCGCGAGCGATTCCTCCACATGGGCCTGGAGCTGGGAGGCAACGACCCGGCCTACGTCGCGCCGGACTGTGACTTCGACAAGTCGGTGGAGAACATCGTCGACGGTGCCATGTACAACGCGGGGCAGAGCTGCTGTGCCGTGGAGCGGGTGTACGTGCACCGCTCGCTGTACGAGCGCTTCGTCGCCGCCGCGGAGCCACTCGTGCGCGCCTACGTGCTGGGCGACCCGGAGTCCGAGCAGACGACGATGGGCCCCATCGCCCAGCCCTGGCACCCCGCCGAGTTGCAGTCCTTCGTCCAGGACGCCACGAACCTGGGCGCACGGCTCGTCACGGGTGGCCGCGCGGCACAAGTGGGAGGACGGGGCCGCTTCTTCGAACCCACCCTGCTCCGCGACGTGAGCCCCCAGGCGCGGCTGATGCGTGAAGAGTCCTTCGGGCCGCTGCTGCCCATCGCGCCGGTGGACTCGGATGAGGAGGCCCTGGCGCTGATGAATGCCTCGCGGCTGGGCCTCACCGCGAGCGTGTGGACGTCCGACCGGGAGCGCGCGGACCGGCTGGCGCGGCAACTGGAAGCGGGCACCGTCTACATGAACCGCTGTGACGCGCTGGACCCCGCTCTGCCATGGAGCGGCGTGAAGGACTCCGGACGCGGCGTGACGCTGAGCGCGCTGGGCTTCGACGCCCTGACGCGACCCAAAGCGCTCCACTACCGCCTGCGCTTCTGA
- a CDS encoding M90 family metallopeptidase, which translates to MFSFIRQFRRRRLLRRPFPEAWLGYLDARVPFFRTLSPELRQPFLDKLKVFAWEKEFIGAGGLEVTDEIRVVISATAVQLVLHLGLSYYDRLREVIVYPSAFRIPDRTGGVLGEAKNWGSVILSWESVLAGLRNPGDGHDTATHEFAHVLDRADGAFDGTPNLRAYSHYRAWSAVMSEHFHKLQQGQRRERQVLDDYGGLNEAEFFAVATESFFEKPRQMQEKTPDLYEELKRFYGWDPAAGT; encoded by the coding sequence ATGTTCTCCTTCATCCGCCAGTTCCGGCGTCGGCGACTGCTTCGCCGCCCCTTTCCGGAGGCCTGGCTGGGCTACCTCGACGCGCGCGTGCCCTTCTTCCGCACCCTCTCCCCGGAGCTGCGGCAGCCCTTCCTGGACAAGCTCAAGGTGTTCGCGTGGGAGAAGGAGTTCATCGGCGCCGGCGGCCTGGAGGTCACCGACGAGATTCGCGTGGTGATATCCGCCACCGCGGTGCAACTCGTGTTGCACCTGGGCCTTTCGTATTACGACCGGCTGCGGGAGGTCATCGTCTATCCCAGCGCCTTCCGAATCCCGGACCGCACGGGCGGGGTGCTGGGCGAGGCGAAGAACTGGGGCTCCGTCATCCTCTCGTGGGAGTCGGTGCTCGCGGGGCTGCGCAACCCGGGCGATGGTCACGACACCGCCACGCATGAGTTCGCCCACGTGTTGGACCGGGCCGACGGCGCCTTCGATGGCACGCCCAACCTGCGCGCGTATTCGCATTACCGGGCCTGGAGCGCGGTGATGAGCGAGCACTTCCACAAACTTCAGCAGGGCCAGCGCCGGGAACGGCAGGTGCTGGATGACTACGGTGGGCTCAACGAGGCCGAGTTCTTCGCGGTGGCCACCGAATCGTTTTTCGAGAAACCCCGGCAAATGCAGGAGAAGACGCCGGACCTCTATGAGGAACTGAAGCGCTTCTACGGGTGGGATCCCGCGGCTGGCACCTGA
- a CDS encoding DUF1570 domain-containing protein — MRHGLAMGALLALLATTQLACVVGPRFTTCPGEGGRPWLRLDSDHYTLHTDLLAEEAREAMQRLERTRAAILTSMWPQSLRQQMTKLDVYVIQSPREFEGLYPRRVRAFFFRSDSEALIVLSGRPGTWEQTFSGLSLASSSPLNHELAHYLSAYPLSRQPRWLSEGMAEYLETLRISKDGRTAVVGAPHWTAIAHIRPRLNKVLRDVAQGWSMQQVLQWDRTLEAREQDKEVEANYAGSWLLVHWLVNERPQPFAEYLALLHQGVSPDEALTRTLPELTSPSLDGLLYQYVRKRHFVERTVSVPPIGTAFVEEYLDDAQVHAIRARLAALGAHLAHREPFITNRQKVARDELDEALRLNPTGLLALSAKLRGAAPSEQVAIGRSIVEAHPHESEAWLLLGMAMRHAPAATEEREATYREALRLDPRNANAARELAWMLINQDRSEEALPLARWAVALAPWSPNALDTLALALAGTGACEEARQAEHRALDFIQEDGAPELEYLLRQRIAGLEDGTLCVASPPGP, encoded by the coding sequence TTGCGCCACGGCCTCGCGATGGGGGCACTGCTTGCACTGCTCGCCACCACCCAGCTCGCGTGCGTCGTGGGCCCGCGCTTCACCACGTGTCCGGGTGAAGGCGGCCGGCCCTGGCTGCGCCTGGACAGCGACCACTACACGCTGCACACGGACCTCCTCGCCGAAGAGGCCCGCGAGGCCATGCAGCGCCTGGAGCGGACCCGCGCCGCCATCCTCACGTCGATGTGGCCGCAGTCCCTGCGCCAACAGATGACGAAGCTGGACGTCTACGTGATTCAGAGCCCGCGCGAGTTCGAAGGCCTCTACCCACGCCGCGTGCGCGCATTCTTCTTCCGCTCCGACAGCGAGGCTCTCATCGTCCTGTCGGGACGGCCCGGCACTTGGGAGCAGACCTTCTCCGGCCTCTCCCTGGCATCCTCGTCGCCGCTGAACCATGAGCTGGCCCACTATCTGAGCGCCTATCCCCTGTCCCGTCAGCCCCGTTGGCTTTCTGAGGGGATGGCGGAGTACCTGGAGACGTTGCGAATCTCCAAGGATGGGAGAACGGCGGTCGTCGGAGCGCCGCACTGGACGGCCATCGCGCATATCCGACCCAGGCTCAACAAAGTCCTGCGAGACGTGGCGCAAGGATGGTCGATGCAACAAGTCCTTCAATGGGACCGCACCCTGGAGGCCCGCGAGCAGGACAAGGAGGTCGAGGCGAACTACGCGGGAAGCTGGCTGCTGGTGCACTGGCTGGTGAATGAACGCCCCCAGCCCTTCGCCGAATACCTGGCACTGCTCCACCAGGGCGTCTCGCCCGATGAAGCGCTCACGCGGACGTTGCCCGAACTGACGTCGCCGTCGCTCGACGGCTTGCTCTATCAATACGTGCGCAAACGCCACTTCGTGGAGCGGACCGTCTCCGTGCCTCCCATCGGAACGGCGTTCGTCGAGGAGTACCTCGATGACGCCCAAGTCCATGCCATCCGCGCCAGGCTCGCCGCGCTGGGGGCACACCTGGCGCACCGGGAGCCCTTCATCACCAACCGCCAGAAGGTGGCGAGGGACGAACTCGATGAGGCGCTCCGGCTGAACCCCACGGGACTCCTGGCGCTGTCCGCGAAGCTGCGCGGCGCGGCGCCGTCCGAACAGGTGGCCATTGGCCGAAGCATCGTGGAGGCCCATCCCCACGAGAGTGAGGCCTGGCTGCTGCTGGGCATGGCGATGCGGCACGCCCCCGCCGCGACAGAGGAGCGCGAGGCCACCTATCGCGAAGCCCTGCGGCTCGATCCGCGCAACGCCAACGCGGCGCGTGAACTGGCGTGGATGCTCATCAACCAGGACCGGAGCGAAGAAGCCCTGCCGCTGGCGCGCTGGGCCGTGGCGCTCGCGCCGTGGAGCCCCAACGCCCTGGACACGCTGGCCCTGGCGCTGGCCGGCACCGGCGCCTGCGAGGAGGCACGGCAGGCGGAGCACCGGGCACTGGATTTCATCCAGGAGGACGGCGCGCCAGAGCTGGAGTACCTGCTCCGCCAGCGCATCGCCGGGCTCGAGGACGGCACCCTCTGCGTGGCGAGCCCGCCCGGCCCCTGA